The genomic segment TGTATAATATGGTGGTCCCTTGTAAAGATGAGATAACGTTCAAGGTGTATATGAATGATGATGCAATGGATCATGTGGTTGTTGATGTGGCTAAGAAGAAATTGGCCGAGATAATGCAAAAAGAGATTACGGATCTCCAGAGATTTGCATCAGTGGTGAGTCCATCAACTGGGGAGAAGTGGATTACTGATGagttggttgttgttgctgagtCCAAAGAGGTGGTAGGGGATATGATCAGTGAAACCGTGCTTGATCAGGTTTGTTTCTTAATGACTTTATCTAGATTTAGTCTTTTGTAGTTCATAGTAGTCTTGGATGTTTTATTGTTTGAAATAACATGAATATTAGTTTGATCTGTGTTAGTCATTCGTGCTATATTAAAATTGTGCTCTTTTACTGGAACGTTTGTTAGTATAATCTACTCAATTGTCATTCTGGTATGTTGTATGCTTCTGGTGGCCTTTATTTTGTCACATTGGCTATTGTTTTATAACAAATAGTAAAACAaatgttgctattgttgttgctTGCATGTAGTGGGGATTCATATGTATAGGGTAATTTTTGTTTCTCCAACGTAATTTTGTCAAATGCAACAAGGATAAAGCAACATAAACTCAACCAGTTTAAGCAAATTTAGAATTCAAAATTTGCAAAAATAGCATACTATGAGTGCTggtgattaaattttaaattttatgtctgCTTTATGAGTTTTACATATAAGACCAAGCAACATTACTTTTCAATGTTTTGCCACTAGGCTGGTATGCTTCCCCCAGAAAAGTTACTCTAATAGCCTGATCATGTTTGTGAAAATCTTCCTTGTGGTTGGTGGATTTGGTTGATTTTGTTGTATTGgctcaaaaataaaacaatagtCCCATCTAGAAATTTCGATCCATAAGTTTAGGTTTAGATGTTGATGTCCTGCTGctgcttctttttttcctttttctatttttttggtttaaatgcATTATTGTTGTATCAATAGTAACAAGTTCCCCACTAACCCCATTGACATGTGAAATTTTGGACAATCAATCATTGAAGAGAAATAAGCAGTAGGTAACATAGACAATACAACTTTTGCTAGAATAgacaaaactaaaagaaaaatgataaaaataaacgAATGAGTAAAACAGGAGATTTCAAAATGATAAATCCTCCATAGTTAGGACTCATGAGCCTTGTGGCATGCCCTTCATTCTTAGTCCCCACAAATAGTACTATATGATGAATATTTTAACTGATGTGTCGGCAAAGGGTGATACCATCACCAATAGGAAGCTGGTATATTTCGATTTTGGGATCAGCAGTCAAGGCCTTGTTGAGTTCCATTAAGAAATCCCTATAATACCCAACATATTTCCTCAGGGGTTCATCAAGTAGTGCCACTACTGATCCGTTCTA from the Capsicum annuum cultivar UCD-10X-F1 chromosome 9, UCD10Xv1.1, whole genome shotgun sequence genome contains:
- the LOC107854201 gene encoding uncharacterized protein At5g49945 isoform X1, whose product is MLKFYTSGKRVCQGLLVTMELKSRQDLILRLYNMVVPCKDEITFKVYMNDDAMDHVVVDVAKKKLAEIMQKEITDLQRFASVVSPSTGEKWITDELVVVAESKEVVGDMISETVLDQEDPWQ
- the LOC107854201 gene encoding uncharacterized protein At5g49945 isoform X2 yields the protein MLKFYTSGKRVCQGLLVTMELKSRQDLILRLYNMVVPCKDEITFKVYMNDDAMDHVVVDVAKKKLAEIMQKEITDLQRFASVVSPSTGEKWITDELVVVAESKEVVGDMISETVLDQC